The Ramlibacter algicola genome segment GCCTTCGACACGCCCGAGAAGGTGCGCGCCAATGCGAAGGTGCAGGAAGCCTATCTGGGCTCCCATGTCGCCGACGCCCAGGTGGGGACGCATTGACATGCTGAAAGTCGAGAACCTCCACGCCTTCTACGGCAAGAGCCACGTCCTGCACGGGGTGCACTTCGACGTGAACCCGGGCGAGATCGTCGCGCTGCTGGGCCGCAACGGCTCGGGGCGGTCGACCACGGCCAAGGCCATCATGGGCATGGTCGACTGCACGGGCAGCGTGCAGTGGAAGGGACAGCAGTCGCTGGGCAAGAAGCCGTACGAGATCGCCCACCTGGGCATCGGCTACGTGCCGGAGAACCGCGACATCTTCCCCAAGCTCACGGTGCACCAGAACCTGCAGCTGGGCGAGAAGCGCTCGGGCCAGAAGGGCCGCTGGTCGTTCGAGGACATGTACACGATGTTCCCGCGCCTGAAGGAGCGGCAGCACACCGAAGCCGGCGTGCTGTCCGGCGGCGAGCAGCAGATGCTCACGCTGTGCCGCA includes the following:
- a CDS encoding ABC transporter ATP-binding protein, which produces MLKVENLHAFYGKSHVLHGVHFDVNPGEIVALLGRNGSGRSTTAKAIMGMVDCTGSVQWKGQQSLGKKPYEIAHLGIGYVPENRDIFPKLTVHQNLQLGEKRSGQKGRWSFEDMYTMFPRLKERQHTEAGVLSGGEQQMLTLCRTLMGDPDLIIIDEPTEGLAPKIVELVAEYLQRLKDKGVSVLLIEQKLTIAMAISDRALVMGHGSIVFQGTPDSLRADAYTRKEWLEV